A genomic segment from Pseudosulfitobacter sp. DSM 107133 encodes:
- the rlmH gene encoding 23S rRNA (pseudouridine(1915)-N(3))-methyltransferase RlmH: MKVHIIAVGRLRGGPEADLISDYLTRFDRTGRALSLGPAQIVEVEDRKGGGMAAEAELLRRAVPKGAFLAVMDERGRVETSPKFASRLAGWRDGGRSDLALVIGGADGIDPALRAEADFALSFGAMVWPHMLVRVMLAEQLYRAASILAGAPYHRD; encoded by the coding sequence ATGAAGGTTCATATCATTGCCGTGGGGCGCCTGCGTGGCGGCCCCGAGGCTGATCTTATTTCCGATTATCTGACACGTTTCGATCGTACCGGACGGGCCCTGAGCCTGGGTCCGGCGCAGATCGTCGAGGTGGAGGACCGCAAGGGCGGTGGCATGGCCGCCGAAGCCGAGCTGCTGCGTCGTGCTGTGCCCAAGGGCGCGTTTCTGGCGGTGATGGACGAGCGCGGGCGGGTGGAAACGTCGCCCAAGTTTGCCAGCCGTCTGGCCGGATGGCGCGATGGCGGGCGGTCTGATCTGGCGCTGGTGATCGGCGGGGCGGATGGAATTGACCCTGCGCTGCGCGCCGAGGCGGATTTTGCGCTGTCGTTCGGGGCAATGGTCTGGCCGCACATGCTGGTGCGGGTGATGCTGGCCGAACAGTTGTACCGTGCCGCGTCTATTCTGGCCGGTGCGCCCTATCATCGGGATTGA
- the rsfS gene encoding ribosome silencing factor — protein MGAVAHEAGSEAQLALILSSLSDDKAEEVVQIDLHGKTAFGDYMVVCSGRSSRQVAAIAEKLVQRLKEAFGRPVRIEGKDTGDWVLVDTGDVIVHVFRPEVREFYQLEKMWLGTDGSTAAN, from the coding sequence ATGGGCGCCGTCGCACATGAAGCAGGCAGCGAAGCGCAGCTGGCCCTGATCCTTTCTTCCCTTTCCGATGACAAAGCCGAAGAAGTCGTGCAGATCGATCTGCACGGCAAGACGGCCTTTGGCGACTATATGGTTGTCTGCTCGGGCAGGTCCTCACGCCAGGTTGCTGCGATTGCTGAAAAGCTGGTGCAGCGTCTGAAAGAAGCATTCGGTCGTCCCGTGCGGATCGAGGGCAAGGACACAGGTGACTGGGTGCTGGTCGACACCGGTGATGTGATTGTTCACGTCTTCCGGCCCGAAGTGCGCGAGTTCTACCAACTGGAAAAGATGTGGCTGGGTACGGACGGTTCGACCGCCGCCAACTGA
- a CDS encoding SEL1-like repeat protein has protein sequence MTYFFRIFCAVLVLAAAADRGLAQEVAFEEWHYHQPGDLLYAEGVHTAGVILEDYSFAIMILDSKGKNTAIGAVIPGNAFQDSVKSTLTMTDGSARTVTVTGDELRREPAKADGMVSYSFFISPEDVELFQAARDWTLQAGEQSATFPLAGSRVAVDAARAAQQISEGGPEVRAKWIDACDAAAAHPFDGESDAPGVAWDDMNPETATTACLNAYAAGDVSPRTRYELGRAYDRAGDPRALELLTKAARQDHYPIAFNGLATLYFAGTYVQRDLAVARDLLEQGVALGDLVSRYSLGRMLIENGTGDADRDKGRALLLEAAKAGYPAAQRTYGAWLADGTLGDGDPQQAKAFLQDAADKGDADAAYALAQLYIGDNGIAPDPKAYLKYLKQAAKGGNAAALDALALD, from the coding sequence TTGACGTATTTTTTCCGCATTTTCTGCGCTGTATTGGTTTTGGCCGCCGCCGCTGACAGGGGTCTTGCACAGGAAGTTGCCTTTGAAGAATGGCACTATCACCAGCCCGGCGATCTTTTGTATGCCGAAGGTGTCCATACGGCAGGCGTCATCCTTGAAGACTACAGCTTTGCGATCATGATCCTGGACAGCAAAGGGAAAAACACTGCGATTGGCGCGGTTATCCCTGGAAACGCCTTTCAGGACAGCGTGAAATCCACTCTGACCATGACGGACGGATCGGCGCGCACGGTGACGGTAACGGGCGACGAACTGCGCCGTGAACCGGCCAAGGCTGACGGCATGGTGTCCTACAGCTTTTTCATTTCGCCCGAAGATGTCGAACTGTTTCAGGCCGCCCGCGACTGGACGTTGCAGGCAGGCGAGCAAAGCGCCACATTTCCGCTGGCGGGATCCCGGGTTGCGGTTGACGCGGCGCGCGCCGCCCAACAGATCAGTGAAGGCGGGCCAGAGGTGCGCGCAAAATGGATCGACGCCTGCGACGCCGCCGCCGCCCATCCCTTTGATGGCGAATCAGACGCACCGGGCGTCGCCTGGGACGACATGAATCCCGAAACCGCCACCACCGCCTGCCTGAATGCCTATGCCGCGGGCGATGTCAGCCCCCGCACCCGCTATGAACTGGGCCGCGCCTATGACCGTGCGGGCGATCCGCGCGCGCTGGAGCTGCTGACCAAAGCCGCGCGACAGGATCACTATCCCATCGCATTCAACGGCCTCGCAACGCTTTACTTCGCCGGCACCTACGTCCAGCGCGATCTGGCCGTCGCACGCGACCTTCTGGAACAGGGCGTGGCGTTGGGCGATCTGGTCAGCCGCTATTCCCTTGGGCGGATGCTGATCGAAAACGGCACCGGCGACGCAGATCGGGACAAAGGCCGCGCGCTGCTGCTTGAGGCCGCCAAAGCAGGCTATCCTGCCGCGCAACGCACCTATGGCGCATGGCTGGCCGATGGCACTTTGGGCGATGGTGATCCACAGCAGGCCAAGGCCTTTTTGCAAGACGCCGCAGACAAGGGGGACGCAGATGCGGCCTATGCACTGGCGCAGCTTTATATCGGCGACAATGGCATCGCCCCTGATCCCAAAGCCTATCTGAAATATCTGAAACAAGCGGCCAAGGGCGGCAACGCAGCGGCCCTTGACGCACTGGCGCTGGATTAG
- a CDS encoding mechanosensitive ion channel domain-containing protein, which produces MQPGWRLYQVLIIVALALLCYGLHKFSGRLLQNWVRSREGWKAWQLRMVVQIRRRLGLLWYALLGWSLWLVMQEITWPSRSYLIGLAATLATAWAFIGFSARLVRNRFLRRVVTWGLWIYVTLFYLNISDEVSAFLDRMAISVGDFRLSLLTLIVAAVVIGVLFTMARLVSNTTAATIRKNEDISPSMQVLAVKAVQIGLYGFAFFAGIKAVGIDLTGLAVLTGAIGVGLGFGLQKVISNLVSGVIILLDKSIKPGDVISLGDTFGWIQTLGARYASVVTRDGKEYLIPNEDLITGQVVNWSHSNDFVRLDIYFGTSYDDDPHQVRKLAIEAAKSADRVLSHRPPVCHVVGFGDSSVDYILRFWIKDPTGGLTNIRGNVYLALWDIFKEHGVSIPFPQREVRMLGGAPMQDEGMAEPAPKEDAATAVKDDKTPSTSFG; this is translated from the coding sequence GCTTTTGTGCTATGGGCTGCACAAATTCTCGGGGCGTTTGTTGCAGAATTGGGTCCGTTCGCGTGAAGGCTGGAAGGCCTGGCAGCTGCGTATGGTTGTGCAGATACGCCGCCGGTTGGGATTGCTGTGGTATGCGCTGCTGGGCTGGTCGCTTTGGCTGGTGATGCAGGAAATCACATGGCCGTCGCGGTCCTATCTGATCGGGCTGGCGGCGACTCTGGCGACGGCCTGGGCGTTCATCGGATTTTCGGCGCGATTGGTGCGCAACCGGTTTTTACGGCGGGTGGTGACGTGGGGCCTGTGGATCTATGTCACGCTGTTCTACCTCAATATCTCGGATGAAGTTTCGGCGTTTCTGGACCGCATGGCGATCTCGGTCGGAGATTTCCGGCTGTCATTGCTGACGCTGATCGTCGCCGCCGTTGTCATCGGCGTGCTGTTTACGATGGCGCGGCTGGTCAGCAACACGACCGCCGCGACGATCCGCAAGAACGAGGACATCAGTCCCTCGATGCAGGTGCTTGCGGTCAAGGCCGTACAGATCGGCCTGTATGGCTTTGCCTTTTTCGCGGGGATCAAGGCGGTGGGCATCGACCTGACCGGTCTTGCGGTACTGACCGGTGCCATCGGTGTGGGTCTGGGTTTTGGTCTGCAAAAGGTCATCTCGAATCTTGTCTCGGGCGTGATCATTCTGCTGGACAAGTCGATCAAGCCGGGGGACGTGATCAGCCTTGGCGATACCTTTGGCTGGATTCAGACACTGGGCGCGCGCTATGCGTCTGTGGTGACGCGGGATGGCAAGGAATACCTGATCCCGAACGAAGACCTGATTACCGGGCAGGTGGTGAACTGGTCGCATTCCAACGACTTCGTGCGTTTGGATATCTATTTTGGCACCTCTTACGACGATGATCCGCATCAGGTGCGCAAGCTGGCCATCGAGGCCGCCAAAAGCGCCGACCGCGTGCTAAGTCACCGCCCGCCGGTCTGTCATGTGGTGGGATTTGGCGACAGCAGCGTGGATTACATCCTGCGGTTCTGGATCAAGGACCCCACCGGGGGGCTGACCAATATTCGCGGCAATGTGTATCTGGCGCTGTGGGACATCTTCAAGGAACACGGCGTGTCGATCCCCTTCCCGCAACGCGAAGTGCGCATGCTGGGCGGGGCCCCGATGCAGGACGAAGGCATGGCAGAGCCGGCCCCGAAAGAGGACGCGGCGACCGCTGTCAAAGACGACAAGACGCCCAGCACCTCGTTCGGCTAA